In the genome of Ovis canadensis isolate MfBH-ARS-UI-01 breed Bighorn chromosome 21, ARS-UI_OviCan_v2, whole genome shotgun sequence, the window GCACTGGGAGCCATTCGGGGTGAGATGTAGGTGGGGTGTAAGCACCATTAGCCTAAGGGCTCTTAGCGGATCTCCAGACCAGAGACCTGAGGAGCAGAAGCCAAGTTGATCTGCCCTGAAGCTTCTGTCTCCCTCCACGCTTCTTCCCTCCCCTCAGGCCTCACCCCTGGTGCCCGGAAATGTAGTCTCTGCAGTCTCCCAGGTCCTCCCTGCAGAGCTGAGGCCCACAGTGGGGTGACAAAGAGCAGAGAGTTTTTAAACCTTAGAAGATCAACATAAAAGGGACCTTAGAAAGCTTTCTAAGGTAATCACTGGTTTCCCACACAGAGACACCTAGGCCCAGGAGACAAGGACTTTCGCCCAAGACACACAGTAAAGTGAAACGGATCCAAATGTAAGTTAAAAGGATATTTAACCCCGCTGTCTGCCGAGAGCCAGTTAATCAAGGAAAGGCAAAAGCAATTTACTtttaatgggggtggggggaggggacatcagctttgaaaagaagcattataaaattaatttccgAGACAAGGAGGTTGGAGTAATGGAGAGAAAAAGCACTCAAGGCTCAGCTcactaaaatttcattttcattatcttgAATGGGCACAGATCGCCTCTGTCAACATTTCATGGTGCTAATATCACTTGGCTGCAGGGCCCAAGTAGAGAGTTAAACTCCCGCCAAGCCGGGCCTGAGCACAGCTCTGTTCTACAGAGattccctttctttgggtttggaaaaaaaaaaagaaaacacacacacaaaaaaaaacccacaaaaaaacacaacacacagTTAACCACCTGTCAGGGCTGAGGATACAATGAGGCTCTTGGAAAAAGAGCTTTTCATGCATGCGTAATATATTTGTTCAGCTATTCACTTAATGAAGCTGATAAATGTGATGCAAGACAATAGTCAAGTTAATCTATTTAGTAAAATGTTTTTGAGACTTTCAGGCTACGTTAAGGAGGGGAGCATTCAGCgacattttcatttaaatgcGCTCATCTCCCCTCTTAGGCTGCACAAGGGGTTCAGGCAATCTAAGTGAATATAATTTCTTATAAATGTGTCTTTAATGGGTTTAATTCACCCTTGCCAGCTGTTTTGGGGGCTATTTTGTAAGAGCAAAACAAACCTTTCGGGCTTGGAAAGCTAGTTAAAATTAGTTTCGGTCAGCGAGGCCAAGCTATATTTCCTGCAAACCATCTGCTTGATTGGCACAATAGAAGGATTTTCAAGGAAAACGGGGGAGAGTGACTGTGAAAGGAATGAAGGGTGGGGGGAGACGCTAGAAAGGGCTGGGGCGGCCGGTAGCTCCTTGTGGCCTATTCTGAAGGTGAACCCCTTAGAGGTGTCTTAATAGAGCGACTCGCCTAAAGAGCTGGGGCGGCAGGAAAGCTCTTTCAGCCCGAGCCTTGCTGCTCTCCTCCTTTGCCTTGACCGTCAGCTCCTTCTTTTGCCCCGGGGCCCTGGAAGCCAGGCGGCGGGCGCTGATTCCGATGCCGCCGCCGCCAGCCAGCCTGCCAACTTGCAAAGCCCCCTTGGTTGGTAGCTCAGGTCGGCAGCTCCACGGCCCGGGGCTTTGAACTCTGGCCAAAAGTGTGAACCTGGTGTCCCAGTCTTCCCGAAGCCACGTTCGTTATCTTTTCGGAGGGCAAAGAATCTCAAGCCACTCTTTGCTTTGCAGACCCTTCACCTCCTCACGGGTGGCCTGTGCTTACCCGGGCTGGCGCTCGCGGTGGGACCCACTTTGGAGAGGGTGCGCAGTGGCCAGAGCTCGGAGCGTGGGGTAGGGACCCGCCCTCTCTCCGTGGCTCccgggggtaggggtggggtggaaaCCCCAGACGGGTTCCAGgagtccttcctcccttcccGGGAAGGCTCCGACAGCTTTGCCGGGAGGCCCCGGAGCCCCGGCTCCCTCTACCGAGGCCTCCCCAGGCGAGCAGTGCGCCCGCGGCACAGACGAGGGCCTTCACCCCAATCCAAGCCTCCGATTCTCTCTTTTccccagaaagagaaacagaaaacccCCGTTCTGGGAGAGAGGATGCAAATGACTTCTCTGAAATAAACTCGAAGATAACGACATTACAATGAATGGCAGGACGCACAAAACCCCATGGGCTCAGGTCAAACGGCATTAGTCACAGGTCTTAGCCGCAGCCGCCACGCCGCACCGCGCAGCCCCTTAGGCTATGGTGGAGTTTGAAAAGACGCGTTCAAGGAGATCACTTCAAGTAAGATCCTTTCGTCTGATTTCTTGCTTCCTTGGGATTTACTTTGCCTTTTCACGGGCCGCCAGCCCTCACCCCGCCCTCACTTTTCCTCTTTGGCGCCTTAGGAATGCTTTAGGAAGCTATGGAGATGGAGGCCGAGAACACGTGGATCACAGCAAGGGGTTGACCCACCTTCCAAAAAGTGTCAGGCCCccctttttaaaagaagagacgTTAGCAGTAGTCAGTCTAGTGTGAGGCAGAatggtcagtgtgtgtgtgtgtgtgtgtgtgtgtgtgtataagggtGGGAATCAAGTAGCAGGTCCATGGGCAAGATACTAATTGTAAAAACTACCCCAGGGAAATATTAATACCCCAGATGGAAAAGAAGTTTAGAGAAGAGGGGAGGTTAGGAAGGCCCTAGACTGGCTTTGAGTCCTTACTGTCCCTCACAACAAAGTCCTGCAAAAGTAGACTGTCTTCCAGTAGGCTGCAGTCAGAAGCTCTAGCCCTGAGCCCTCTTGCTTGATGAGAAATCCAACACGGGGGTATggtaggaagaagggaaggaatgcAGGCGAAGAGGAGGAAAGGACTAGaatgaagaagaggagaaaaagaagagaggtgggagggaatgCACAAACCAGAGCTGGTCTTTCTGCTTCCAGAAAGCAGTTGGTGGGAGGGGTGATATGGAATGAAAACTTTGTGACAATGTGAGAGCACAGGTGTTCAAATACTTTAAACCTTTTTCTCCCCTATTTTATGGCAAAATTTCTAAAAGAGGAACATTTGAAGTTTTTCAGATATGTCTCTCTTTCAATTCCAGGGGATTCTGGTTAACTTCAGCAATGCATTTTCCCTATTTAAGTAGCCACTTATTTAAAAGATGCTCTTTCCTGAGTGGTTTTCCACCTCCTGCTCCCCAGAATGCCTCAGGCTCAGAAACTCCATACTTGTGTCCTCCTGGAGCATTAATTCGGCTCCAAGCCCAACtctaaataactttttaatttgaATCAAGGGAGAGCTTTAGCGGGCTCTATCTCTGGTTTAATGTGATATAAATCACAGATGCACTTTTATTGAATGGTTAAAGCAGCGACATGGAGATCATCAACACAAAACACCCTGAACAAAACCATCGAGAGAAATAAAGCTGGTTAATAAGATTTTTGAGAAAGCtttgtgttaaaaagcaaaaaggaaaaccaGCTGAAGGTGACAGTTAGTTCATGGTTAATAGGATCAGGGCGGCCTGGCGGGGCTGCACACTTCTCTTTGGGGAGGTTCAGCCTCACTAAAGAAATGAATGGGACATTTAACACATCTGTTATCTAGCCGAGGAACGGAATTGAGGCTCAGCATCACCCGAGCCCCAATCCAGAGGAAAGCCAAGTGCGGTCTACAGGAAGATTCTGATTTGAGGTACCAAATGAAGTAAGAATCGTCTTTCCTGGTGTGGACCAACATTTTTGGGGACCTCGCCCTTCACTCTGTTTTCACACATTTGTACATTGCAGTTGTTAAGAAGCAGCAAAACTATGCCCGGGGAAGTGCTGGCAATGGGTAGGACCCTCTCAGGACAAATTCCAATCTTCTGCTGCTGTGGTTTTAAAAGTCCAGGCTGTGAGTTTCAAGtgaaactgccaagggctcccagaGGTTGGGAAAGAGCCAGCGGAGCACCCAGAGCCTTCAGGTCTGTTGCACAAGGCAGCTTCCAGCAGAGGTAAGCCCTGGGAAATGGAACCCTGCCACCTCGCCCCTTTTCGAGGCTCCCCTCTGAGCCTCCCCTGGGTTAGCTGCGGTTCATTCCCCTGTGCCACTTCTAAACACAGGTCGCTGAAAATTGTTTTCTAAGTTGCAGGGGTTTGCAGGAGAATCATATTACTGTTCAGGTATCACCAACTCTCTCAAACTCACTTCCCCAACATGAAATAAATCAAGACCTCCCTCTTCCGACCCCTGAGGGATGCCCATTCAATAGCTCCAAAGTATCGATTTCAAGTTTCCCTCTTATTTTAGAACAGCACTCCTCTACCCCACGTTTATTTAACACACCCCTCACAGCTGCTTTTTGCCTCAGCTGGGGTAATGTATAGGGAGGGCAGAGACGGAAGAAGGAGTATATTTTTTTGTTCACTGACTTGAAATTTTCCATTGCTCTCCGCACATGGGGGGAGGATTATTTTACTGATTGCCTGGAGATGAGTTtctatgaatatttattgatttattttccagGCTCAGCAGGGGAGCTGCAAATAAATTTAATGTGTTCTCTAAATAATTCCTTTTCTATAAGACAAGATGTCATCTGAAACTTCTAAATAGGCATTTAATTAGCCCGGGTGTTGCTCCAGAACAAAAACTCCTGGCGAGAGCTTTGGGGGCGCACTGTATTGCAAAGAGGCGGTCGATACGCAGAATTGATGCGCGCCAGCCTTTGTTGCCGGCCCATTGTGCGGGCCATGCTTATGAAGACTAATCCAATCATAAATTGCACCCCTGCGCCAATCAGATCGCCCAGAGCCTCCGGCGAATGAAGCTCGAGTGGAGAACTTTGTTGAACTTCATTGTCAGAGCTGTCACTTTTCAAAGCGCTTTAACGGGCGGGCCACTATAAAACCATCACCTCGACGGGAGGACTACGGAGGACTCGCAGACGCCCAAGTAGGATCGTTCCTTAAAGACGTTTGCTAAGCCCAAGAGAGAGGGCACCacgggggtgggaggggcgggAAGTCAGGAATTTACCTCCTGGCCATTGGAAGAAGTTTTTCGGCCCGCCCTGCGCCTAAAATGATGTTCCCTGGCCTCCTCGCGCCCCCCGCCGGGTACCCCAGCCTCTTGCGCCCCACACCCACCTTAACGCTGCCCCAGTCCTTGCAGTCGGCATTTTCCGGTCACTCGAGCTTCCTGGTGGAGGATCTGATCCGCATCAGCCGACCCCCCGCCTACTTGCCCCGAGGCAGCGTGCCCACCCCCAGCATGTCGCCCCCTAGGCCGGGGGCCCCTGCGGCTCTCACAGACACCGGGGCCTCGGACCTGGGCTCCCCGAGCCCGGGCAGCCGCCGGGGTGGCTCACCGCAGACCGCCGTCTCCCCTGCCAGCGAGCCCACGTTTCTGAAGTTTGGAGTGAACGCCATCCTTTCCTCGGCGCCCAGAACCGGTAAGTGAAAGCAAAACGCTGAGGGCTGTTCTgatctggcctcagtttcccttatGCAGCGGGTATCCACGCACACAGCGGAGCACACACTTAACACAAGATCCCCGAGGACCCAGGCCAAGCAATGTGACACGTAGGTCCAGACGATTCCCAGAAAGAAAAGCCTCCAGGTTCGCCCCACCCTCAGAATGAATGTGAACACCTGCAGTTTGAGCGCGCAAAGTACCTGGCTCAGGGAAATCGAGCGCACGCCCCTGGGCGTCTGCGTTTCTGCCCTCCAGCTTCTGGATGCCCGTTCCTTAAACCCAAGACAACATACTTACTAGCTCAACAAGTATTATGGGTCTGCAATTCTTTTCTCCCCCGCTCCAGTTCTATCCATCTTGTTTGCGCCTAGGATGACATTGGGGGGATGGGGGGTAAGCGACTGTGAGGACTATGGGGAGAGTTCCACAGATGAGAGAGTGTTAGGGAAACATTTATTTTACTCTATCATTGAAGAAGAAGCCTTTGGAACCAGCCTAAGGTGTAATCATGTCATGTATTCACTGTCCTGTACAATAATCATGTGACCTAATGAAATTCCCTTTCTGTCTCCCTCCTTGTTCCTCCTTCCCTCACTCCCAGAAACGTCTCCCACCTTGCTCCAGAGTGTCCCTCCCAAGACCTTTGCCTTTCCCTACTTTGAAGGCTCTTTCCAGCCTTTCATCAGATCTTCGTATTTCCCAGGTAAGTCTCGTCCCCCTTCCTTTCAGGAGGCTGGACGtcaccccagccccgccccatCGCTCCCTGTCCCGAAGCCATATTTCTCCGTCCACCCCACGGGGTTAGGCTCTGGTTCAGAGGTTGCGAGACGTACAACATTCACGAATCCGTCGCGCCAATTTGATGCCCTATTTAGCACAAGCAGTGACTGCTTGACACTTTGCACCAATTCCCTGCTCTACAAATTAGCAGGAATTGTCATGGTCCCAATTTGAGGCGGTTCCCTTCCCGGCGCGGAGCTGTTGGCATCTCTTCACGCCGCCGTTTTCCCACAGAGTCAGTGCACTTGGCCACGATTCCCCACAAAGGTTTCAGCACCATGACCAATTGGTCAGCTCCTCCGGGCAGCCACACACAGACCAGCCCTCGCCCCTCCGAGCCGCGGAGAGACACCTACCAGCCGGGGCTAATTTCTCTTTAAAACTCATTCAGGGCTGCGGGCTTTTCACAAGACCACATGGGGTGCCCTCTTGTGTGGGATGCCTGGGGTCGCCCAGGGGGAGGGGGACTAGATcctcccacacccccaaccctctATTTCCAGCCCGACTTCCCAAATTATACCCTACCCCCACCGCCGAAACGTTTTAAAGATCGTAGAACTCGTAAAATTAGAAGTCGGAGGGAGGTCCATAATTGGGTCCCAGTTTAAAGGAGAAACACCTTAAGCAGCTTCCACGAAGTTTTCATCCTGAAATCCCAGTGATGACTCAAAACTCTACAGCTGGTCAAGACTGAGGAGACGGGAACTCATAAAGGGAAGGGAGACTGGGTATGGTCTGTGGGgggtgagtaaaaaaaaaatctcgacAGCACTTCCCGGTATCAGCGAAAGAAACACGCAATTGATTTTTGAAAGGGGGAGAGAGAATTCAccaaccgccccccccccattcatgctgttgctgctaatgGAATTTGCTCCCTTTCTCCCCCAGCTCAATGCTCTAACAAAAACAACCCGAGCTTTATAAATAGCTTTTCATGTCCATTTAATGAAAATGATTCGGGGAAGAGAAGCCTCTGCCATCAGTATTCTCCCAATGGTCTTGGCCTGCAGTTGTGTTTAGTTTGAAAGTGTAAATCTCTTTTGTCCCAGTAATATATGGCTTTCGCTGCTTGTCCTCAGTCTTTTTCTGTTAGTTCATTACTACACAATTACCATTCACGCTTCATTAGAGTCTCtgtttcttttgggttttttttttcccctcccttaaAGCGAAActctcccctacccccacccccgccttttATCATGCCAATACCCATTGGGAAGCGGTCAATGTGCTAATTAGCTGCCACTTTTCATGTTTTCGGGCCGAATTCTTTACGTTTTGCGGGTGAGGGGAGGAAAGATTAATATAAAAAAGATGAATACCGATTggatttttccaaaaataaaaaaatccaaagCGGATTTTCTCCTAACAAATCAGTAAAGCACCTCATTTTCATCCAAATAATGCAAAAGCCACCAATGTGCTGAAAGCTTAGGGGGGAAACCCAAGAGGCCTCGGCTggctattttattttcacttttgtaatttatttatttatttttctcctgctaTATTAGCTGATGCACTCAGGTTTGGTTTCCCTGAGACCGTTAAATGGAAAAACGAAACAGGCTATTGTGGGGGCTGTTTTCTGTGTTTCCGTGGTTTTACCTAATCCGGGTTTGCACGGTTGAAAGGGAAAGTTATTTGGGCGGAAAGCGCCTTTCACTCTCGCAGGTTTGTAGGTTCGTAGCCTATTCtccagggggagaaaaaaagagagcttTAAAGAGACGAAGGATCAGAAAGGAAAACCAAAGGAAGCCGCAATGGAGGGGCGGACGGGGCAGGACACCGCCCACTCACCCACCTCGCACTCCTGGCCTCCGCAGCGTCCTCCAGCGTCGTGCCCATCCCGGGGACCTTCTCCTGGCCACTGGCCGCCCGCGGCAAGCCTCGCAGGGGCATGCTGCGTCGAGCCGTGTTCTCCGACGTGCAGCGCAAGGCTCTGGAGAAGATGTTCCAGAAGCAGAAGTACATCAGCAAGCCGGACCGCAAGAAGCTGGCGGCCAAGTTGGGCTTGAAAGACTCACAGGTGAGGGCGGTCTCCCCGTGGCCCCTCCCGCCAGGCATGGTCCAAATGGGAGGGTTCTCAGAAACCGTTTAGGTCCCAGTGTACAGATGCGGTCAGGACTAGAGAGGATGGGAGAGAGCCGGCTTCGCGGAGGCTCCTCTCGATAGATAGCCACTCTCCCTGCCCCGTCTCTTCCGGGCTCAGCATCGACCcccacgcccccaccccacctcggCCAGGTACCCTAAGACCCGGCGAGAGGTGCGTGAAGTGGGTgacggggatgggggtggggagtgaaggGAAAGTGTCACGTGGCGTCCCAACTCGCTATAAGGGATGGGGAGCTGGCAAAGACGGTGGCGGGGGCTCCGCGCTAACCTCCGCTCTCGCCTGCTCTCACCCCTTTCGCCCCAGGTGAAAATCTGGTTTCAGAACCGACGCATGAAGTGGCGGAATTCCAAGGAACGCGAGCTCCTGTCTAGCGGAGGCTGCCGCGAGCAGACCCTTCCCACCAAACTCAACCCGCACCCGGACCTCAGCGACGTGGGCCAGAAGGGTCCTGGGGACTATGACGACGAGGAGGACGAGGGCCCGggcagcccccgcccccgcctggtCTATCACGCGGCCCCCGCCGACCCTCGGCACCTGCGGGATCCGCGGCTGGAAGCGCCGCTGCCCCCCTCGCCCGCGCGCTCGGGCAGCCCCGACAAAGCTTCGGACTTCTCCGACTCCGAGGACGACGAGGAGGGCGAGGAGGAGATCACGGTGTCTTAGAAGCCCCCGCGTCCCCCGGGGTACTGATTACTAGCGCTTTGAAACTGAAGAGGTGGGATTCGGTGCGTGTTCACTAGGACCGCTGCCGCTCCCTGCTGCAGACTTCACCTTGTCCGAGGGCACCCTGGCCCCTTCCGTTGCCCCAAACTACATTTCTCTCCCCTACACCCCTCCCTCATCAGCCCTCTCCGCACAAGTTAAATTTAGGTCTTGGTCCCAGCCTTAACTCTTCCATGAGGAAGAGTCTTTGTGTCTATCGTGTTTTATTGCAAGCTATTTTAAACACAAGTAGGGGTGTTCACTCCTACAGCCTGGGTTAagctgtgtgccaggtgctacTGGCTTCAGCAGCAACAACCTTGTAAGAAAGCCTGTATGAAGCAGGAAACCGAGACAGGATATCTCACAATATCAAGCCTATAACTTCAAGACCCCTGACTTCCCAGACCTCTCTACAGACCCCTCTACATCCCCATCTTAGGTAGCAGCTGCATCCGAGCCAACTCCAAACTCTGGTGACACAGTCTGCTATAGCAATGCCCTTAGAaagctcaagaaaaaaaaaaaacccacaaacctgTGCCTTCTGGTCTAAGGTACCGCATAAACACTGGATCTTTTCTGTGTGTCCTATTCCCAGTGTTCTCTCGGCAAGGAAGTGAGACCTCTACACGGGAAGAAGAGTCAAGCTGTATTTCTGTCTGTGTGtcttaaaggattttatttacttttcagaatCTATGGTATATGTACCAAGCATTCTCCCTTATGCCCTTTTATTATGACTGGGGATGTTTCACTGAGCATTGGGCATGAGGTGAACAGATAGAGACCCACAagcctctttgatttatttttcatggaACTTTGCTGTCTTTGTGCAGCTTTTTATGAACTGTACACTCTTTTGTACACATGTATGGATATTTTATACCAAGGTTATTATGAatgatataaagaactgactagatttcctcttttttttacaatgcttttcaaactttaaaaggtAGCTGTTTAATTGCATAACTTATAAAGAAAttacttattttgtatttttactgtgtacaaatttttatatatgtatatatgtattaaatgaaaaatgccaaataaaaaatagaatggaCACAATGATCAAGCAATATCCCTAACTCACAGACTGTTAAAGCTATTCCAGTCTGAGAAATGGAGCTATTCTGGTCCAAGGGCCGCTGGAATTTACAGAAGGTATGCTCATATTCCAGAGGGAAAGACACATGTCTAAAGCACCCAACTAGTTAGAGGTCAAGCTAGGACTAGAGTCCATTTTTGACTCCCAGGCCAGTGCCTTTTCTGCTTCCCTGAGCCATTGTTATGTCAGTTGGTCAGTtaccagctctttgccacccccatggactgtagcccaccaggctcctctatctatgggatttttcaggcaagaatactggagtaggtagccatttccttctccaggggatcttcctgacccagggatcgaacctgggtctcctgcattgcaggcagattctttaccatctgagccaccagggaagccctaccataAAATAGCCAAATTCACTATGGTTACAAGTAAAATAGCTCTAGTGAAGTGACACCAACAAATTGAGTCTGGAGTGATCCTTCTCCCCTACTCTGAGGACTGAACTGATAGactaaaataaatcaatgaaagtcAATTTAAGTGGTTCAAGTTTGCAAtggtttttctttccctccctgaAGGCATGTTTTCCTAGTCCCTAGGAAAGCTCAAAGCTGGTTTTGATTTTTGTGTAGGAACTGATTTTATTAGCAATATCATCTACAGGCAGTGCCAGGGAACCTGATACAGGTTCTGGGGCTCCCCAGTGAAACAAAGTTCTTCAAAGATGGACTCTCAGCAGCAATGATTTATTTAACCAGCAACCAGTGAAGAGCATCAGTTAGAACTCTGGCGAAGGCTCTGTGCCCCTGGAGAGACCAATCTCTGCCAAATGGATCACACAGATACACAGTTGGTTGTTATGCTAACACATACTCCGACAAAAGTGAagtgtcgaagctgaaactccaatactttggccatctgatatgaaaaactgactcatttgaaaagaccgcgatgctgagaaagattgtgggtgggaggagaaggggacaacagaggatgcgatggttggatggcatcaccgactcaatggacatgagtttgggtggactccaggagttggtgatggacagggaggcctggcgtgctgcagtccatggggtcgcaaggggtcgggcacgactgagcgactgaacggaactgacacTCCGACAGCCTGGAAAGAAGCTGTCAAGCTTAAATTTCAGTAGTTTTATTACATTtgaaatttgaatatattttattttcaactctcttttcaaaaaaaaaaaaaaacacacaagccccctccatgctgctgctgctgctgctaagtcacttcagtcgtgtctgactctgtgcaaccccatagacggcagcccaccaggctcccccgtccctgggattctccaggcaagaacactggagtgggttgccatttccttctccaatgcatgaaagtgaaaagtgaaagtgaagtcactcagtcatgtccgaccctcagtgaccccatggactgcagcctaccaggctcctccgtccatgggattttccaggcagaagtactggagtggggtgccattgccttctcctcctgctccatgCTAAGGTTAGGATATCCTCCCCTGCTGGGCCCATGCGTGACACTGGGGATCACTTCAGTGCCATGGGAATTTGGAGCAAAACTGATTTTAACTATCATAATTATCTTACTTCAAGAAATATACCACATTTCCCCCTCAACACATATGAAAATATTAGCATGGTGTCCTGCATACGGTAGGCATGCAATTTTTCAGACCAGAAACCCTTTCTGCTCTGAATAATTCAggctattttctccttttctctgctGTTGCCCGGAGGGATATCCAGAGATGGAATCTTGACCAGAAATGGCCCACGTTTCCCTCTCCGCCAGTTCAAGCCTG includes:
- the DBX1 gene encoding homeobox protein DBX1, which translates into the protein MMFPGLLAPPAGYPSLLRPTPTLTLPQSLQSAFSGHSSFLVEDLIRISRPPAYLPRGSVPTPSMSPPRPGAPAALTDTGASDLGSPSPGSRRGGSPQTAVSPASEPTFLKFGVNAILSSAPRTETSPTLLQSVPPKTFAFPYFEGSFQPFIRSSYFPASSSVVPIPGTFSWPLAARGKPRRGMLRRAVFSDVQRKALEKMFQKQKYISKPDRKKLAAKLGLKDSQVKIWFQNRRMKWRNSKERELLSSGGCREQTLPTKLNPHPDLSDVGQKGPGDYDDEEDEGPGSPRPRLVYHAAPADPRHLRDPRLEAPLPPSPARSGSPDKASDFSDSEDDEEGEEEITVS